A genomic segment from Orrella daihaiensis encodes:
- a CDS encoding Mth938-like domain-containing protein: protein MKLHDDVNPSLNTVTAYGDGFIEINQTRFETAIAFGPEGVVNPWPAHDANDISSASLMQACGLSQSTQDPMAFLDADDDSPVLDPNRPEVLLVGTGERQVMLGADVVGPLLRAGVGVECMSTGAAARTYNILMAEGRRVIAALILEKT, encoded by the coding sequence TTGAAGTTGCATGACGATGTCAATCCGAGCTTAAATACCGTTACCGCATACGGTGACGGCTTTATTGAAATCAATCAGACACGTTTCGAGACCGCCATTGCTTTTGGGCCTGAAGGAGTTGTTAATCCATGGCCTGCACACGACGCCAACGACATCTCATCTGCGTCGCTGATGCAAGCCTGTGGCTTGTCCCAAAGCACTCAAGATCCCATGGCATTTCTTGATGCCGATGATGATTCCCCGGTACTTGACCCTAACCGCCCTGAAGTGTTGCTTGTCGGCACCGGTGAACGGCAAGTCATGCTTGGCGCGGACGTGGTCGGTCCACTATTGCGTGCCGGTGTCGGTGTGGAATGCATGTCTACCGGCGCGGCTGCGCGAACATACAACATTTTGATGGCGGAAGGCCGTCGTGTTATTGCCGCCTTGATTTTGGA